Proteins encoded in a region of the Acidobacteriota bacterium genome:
- a CDS encoding DNA methyltransferase, translating to MSIVAEPVVPREDNTAESLEALLEANQYYRNSPWPAPFDSTLHRLHLGDARDLTWVDDASVHLVVTSPPYWTLKKYRDIEGQLGDIGDYEKFLDQLDEVWRECMRVLAPGGRICCVVGDVCIPRRLDGRHRVMPLHSDIQVRVRKLGLDCLTPIIWHKIANGVTEVKGNGAGFYGKPY from the coding sequence ATGTCGATTGTCGCAGAACCAGTCGTACCGAGAGAGGACAACACAGCGGAGTCGCTGGAGGCGTTGCTTGAGGCCAACCAGTACTACCGGAACTCGCCATGGCCAGCGCCTTTTGATTCGACGCTGCACAGACTCCATCTGGGCGATGCCAGGGACTTGACTTGGGTCGACGACGCCAGCGTGCACCTGGTCGTGACTAGCCCTCCTTATTGGACTCTCAAGAAATATCGCGACATCGAAGGTCAGTTGGGCGACATCGGCGACTATGAGAAGTTTCTTGACCAACTCGACGAGGTTTGGCGAGAGTGCATGCGCGTTCTTGCTCCTGGAGGACGGATTTGCTGCGTGGTGGGGGATGTCTGCATACCGCGCCGCCTCGATGGTCGGCATCGGGTTATGCCCTTGCACTCCGATATTCAGGTACGGGTACGCAAGCTAGGACTCGACTGCCTGACCCCTATCATCTGGCACAAGATCGCCAACGGCGTGACCGAGGTCAAAGGGAATGGTGCGGGCTTCTATGGAAAGCCCTATC